AATCCATTAATGCTCTTAGTTATAATTACAGTTATTTTTTCGCCTGAAAAATATGGCTTATCAGGAGTAATGGTTAGAGTGGTGTCTTCAACTTTATAAATGTATTTTTTTGAAGAAGTGTAATCTGAAAAAAGATAAATTTTTCTTTCTAAACCAATGGTATCAATTTTATTATCAAATATAATTTTTATTTTAAAATCAGAAGTATCATTTATTGCTTCGTTAAATGAAGGATATAAAGAAACAATTTTTAAATGTTGTGAAAAAATTGTAGTTATAGTAGCAAATAAGATAAAACTAATGACTTCTATTTTCATGTTAGATCAATATAGTATATTTTACATACGATTGATTTTAAAAGAAAAAATTAAGATTATCAAATTTTTATTTTTTTGACTTAAGGTTCAATAATCACCCTCCTATTAACAAATTTTGTGTCAAATAAAATTATTACCTAAATTTTTAAAGTAAAAATTTAGGTAATTGATTATTCTGACGAAAACCGAACTTTTTGAAACGATATCGGATCGTGTCAATATCCAAATGCCCATTGAGATCAAATAAGTGATGGATTAAAGGATCTAAACTAAAATGTTCGATTTTTAAAAGACGATCCATACCGCCGAGTAAACAAAGAATCATTATATTGAAAATTTGAGCCAATGAATATTTTTGATTATGTCTTCCCTCTATGGTAAGTTTGGTTTCTATTAGTTTATCTATCCCTAACTTTTTCATGAATTTGTAAATTGGATATAAGCCGGAATAATTAGTTAAATTGCCGCCTGTAAAAGAAGTTTTGACACTTTTATGATTATTCTTTATTTTCATCTACAAGGTGCTCCTTTCTTTTGTTTTTTTGTTTTTGTAACTAACTTAATTTACAAATAATTGGAGCACCTTTCATCTTTTTTACATTAGAAATTTAGGTATAATTTTTAAACATGACTTACTCCTTTTATCTTAATTGATAACCGAAATTGAATAAAAACGTATACTCTTTATCTATATATCTTAATTTATACCTTTTGTTTATATATAAAAATTTTAAAAATATCTTTTTATATTTGAACTGAATACCAGTATTTATATTATAACCAGAATTATCAAAAATAGAATCATCTATAAATTTGTCATTTTCTGGTATAGGTATCTCAAATACTGTACCTAATACCTCATTTGTATTTCGAAAATTAGATTTTCTATAGTCATTCCTAATTGAAATACTATATCCAACTCCAAAGCTTACATAAAATGAACTCGAATTTGTATTCCAAAATTTGTAATTGATCATTACAGGTAGCTCAACAAATAAAACTGATATGTTCACATCAAAAAATTGTCTATAAACATAGTTGTCATCTCTCCATGATGACACATGATTTTTATATAAAATATTTTGTTTAGAAAGGATTACCAAATAGTTAAACGCAATTGATTTTGTTAATTTATTGGCAATAGTTATTCCCGCTGAATAACCATATCCATATTTACTGTTTATATTTTGAAATTTAGAAAGGCACATCCCTGCTTCAAAATAAAGAGTTATATTATTTTTGTATTGCTGATTAATAGTAATCAATGAATCTTTTGATTCTATTTCTTTTTTTAAATTTAAATTTTGACTAATAACAGTATTTATCAAAAAAAATAATAAAATCTGTATACGAAATATGCATTTATGCATTACTATTTCCTTTCTTTCTTATTACTTATCTTCTTTAAACAACAAAGATATATGAACTGTACTTTGAATCTAAAAAAAAAAAAAAATAAGAAGTCAATTTTTCCAGCAGATTGTCCACCATATACTGCATGTAAACTCATTGCTGTCCAAAATAAATCATATTTAAGACAAGATTTGCTGTAATTATTGAAATTAGTTGTTTAAAATTCACATTTTTCAGTTGAGCCCTTATTTTTTGATTTATTTTGCTGTCCAAGATAATGGATAGCAATTAATAAAATTAGGCTATTTTAACTTGGTATTCCAGTATTTGTGAGCAATTATTCTAATTTTGATATAAATAAATCTATTCGGCTGTCCAAATTAATTTGCAAGAATTCTTATTTTGGACAAGTGTGATGTAAACTAAAAACTAAACCATGATGAAATTCATTACCCTGGAAGACCGCGACGGGCTGGTAGCCGTGCTGTTTGACAATGCATACAGGCATTACGGACACCTGTTCAATCGCTCCGGTTCTTACGTGGTAAAGGGCAGCGTGCAGTTGCCCGGCTAGGCTAATTTGCTGGTGGATGAGGTGCAGATTTTGCAATTAGAAAAAAAATCGGTGGAAACCAATGCGGAAGGCTTGCCGCTCGCAGATCACATGGATTAGCGCAAATTCTTTTTTTTACTTTTTTCTGCGAGCATCCGCGTAATCCGCGTGAATCACCATGCCTGAACAGCAATTCGATCAGCGCTTACCAACCATCACCGGTAAAAATTCTAAAATAGAAGGTATTTTAAAGTCGGCCCCGTCCGGGGTTTGCGTGCAAACAAGAGAAACATCCACCGGACGCGGATAATCGGTCATATCATTTAAAGAAATAGCTTCTAACAGCTTATGGCCATAGCCCAAGGCATCACACAGTTTTTGCCCTAACGTAAAACGATCCAGAGCCTCGGCGCCGCAAATGTGGTAGATGCCCGTTGCCCGGCTCAATGCCAATTGCCAGAATCTGCGGGCCAATTCAACGGTGTAGGTGGGCGTACGAATTTCATCTTTAAAAAGAGGAATGGTTTCGTTGTTGTTCAGGCGTTCCAAAAACCAGTCAATAAAATTGCGTGTGCCGTTTAGTCCAGGCGCCAGGGCCAATGCAATACGGCCTATAGCAAAATTATCCATCGTTTCCTGAACGGCTATTTCTCCCTGCCATTTGCTAAGGCCATAATGGTTAATCGGTTCTGGCTTACTATTTTCATCGTACGGCGGATGATCGCCTTTAAAAACGATGTCGGTGGAAAGATAAATCAGACGCGCGCCATTGGTTTTACACCAGTGAGCTAACTCCCTGGTGGCCTGGGCATTAACGCGTAATGCTAATTCCGGCTCTTTCTGGCAGAGTGCAAGGCTGCTGACGGCGGCGGTGTGAATTACTGCATCAACAGGGCCGGAAAGGGCGTTTAACTGCGGCTGGACGGCTTGCGAAAGATCCAACTTAATTAAAGCATCAATATTCAAAGCATGTGCGCTTAAATCATCCCTCCGCGCGGCGCCGATAATTTCCACATTTTCCGGGCGCGTCTGCAGTAAAAATTGACTGATGTAGCCGTTAATGCCCGTAATCAAAACGCGCTTAACACACATGATTAAAATTGCACATTTAAATTGAATCCAATATAATTTGAATATTTCGACTCCCGATACGCGTCGAAGCGAAAACCGACCTTTTGTTCTTCTAACTGCTTATTGTGTCTGCGCGCCAGGCGCAGCGCATTAATGCCGCTAACCAGATG
This sequence is a window from Caldithrix abyssi DSM 13497. Protein-coding genes within it:
- a CDS encoding SDR family oxidoreductase, which translates into the protein MCVKRVLITGINGYISQFLLQTRPENVEIIGAARRDDLSAHALNIDALIKLDLSQAVQPQLNALSGPVDAVIHTAAVSSLALCQKEPELALRVNAQATRELAHWCKTNGARLIYLSTDIVFKGDHPPYDENSKPEPINHYGLSKWQGEIAVQETMDNFAIGRIALALAPGLNGTRNFIDWFLERLNNNETIPLFKDEIRTPTYTVELARRFWQLALSRATGIYHICGAEALDRFTLGQKLCDALGYGHKLLEAISLNDMTDYPRPVDVSLVCTQTPDGADFKIPSILEFLPVMVGKR